In 'Nostoc azollae' 0708, the following are encoded in one genomic region:
- a CDS encoding WD40 repeat domain-containing protein — MNFTTSKSKNFDIYYSGQLADYVISLAWSSPGKTLAIASAAGEVVLWEDGEITNLQTATGKSIDCVAFSPDGKYLAIAGQDGKVKIWRENQLINTLENEPAWVDKLAWNHTSNLLAFSLGRYVKVWDAETEEIVITLNFEKSSILGIDWRKDGHYLAISGYQGVKIWDTNNWDEEPYILATTTVSVAMAWSPDGKYLASGNMDRSVTVLEWENPDPWVMRGFPGKIRQLAWSEVTTSIGASLLASSSVEGVVVWEKSADESLGWEARILTNHVDIINVIAYAPQSLILASAGADGWLCLWNQAYEVSQILTGVRGGFSTLAWHPQGKLLAAGGEQGELIIWSTSTD; from the coding sequence ATGAACTTTACAACTAGTAAATCAAAAAATTTTGACATCTACTATTCAGGTCAGCTTGCAGACTATGTCATATCTTTAGCTTGGTCATCTCCTGGAAAAACCCTTGCGATAGCTTCCGCTGCTGGAGAAGTTGTACTTTGGGAAGATGGCGAAATTACGAACTTACAAACAGCTACAGGTAAATCAATTGATTGTGTTGCTTTTTCCCCTGATGGTAAATATTTAGCCATTGCGGGACAAGATGGGAAAGTGAAAATCTGGCGAGAAAATCAATTAATCAATACATTAGAAAATGAACCTGCTTGGGTTGATAAATTAGCTTGGAATCATACAAGTAATTTGCTAGCTTTTAGTTTAGGGCGTTACGTTAAAGTATGGGATGCAGAGACAGAAGAAATTGTCATCACCCTCAATTTTGAAAAATCATCAATTTTAGGTATTGATTGGCGTAAAGATGGACACTACTTAGCTATTAGCGGCTATCAGGGAGTGAAAATTTGGGATACTAACAATTGGGATGAAGAACCTTATATTTTGGCTACAACTACAGTGAGTGTAGCAATGGCTTGGTCGCCTGATGGCAAATATTTAGCGTCTGGGAATATGGATCGCAGTGTGACAGTATTAGAATGGGAAAATCCTGACCCTTGGGTAATGCGTGGTTTTCCGGGAAAAATTCGCCAGTTAGCTTGGTCAGAAGTCACAACCTCTATAGGTGCGTCGCTTTTGGCTTCTTCCAGTGTAGAAGGTGTGGTGGTTTGGGAAAAATCAGCAGATGAATCATTGGGTTGGGAAGCGCGAATATTGACTAATCATGTGGATATAATTAATGTGATCGCCTATGCACCCCAAAGCCTCATTCTTGCGTCCGCCGGTGCTGATGGTTGGTTGTGTTTGTGGAACCAAGCCTATGAAGTATCCCAAATTCTCACAGGTGTCCGTGGGGGTTTCTCTACCCTAGCATGGCACCCCCAAGGTAAATTATTAGCCGCAGGTGGGGAACAAGGTGAACTAATAATTTGGTCAACAAGTACTGACTAA